From a single Populus trichocarpa isolate Nisqually-1 chromosome 17, P.trichocarpa_v4.1, whole genome shotgun sequence genomic region:
- the LOC18107015 gene encoding protein VASCULATURE COMPLEXITY AND CONNECTIVITY — protein sequence MVKIGGVLVCLLIVAMDVVAGILGIQADIAQNKVKHLRLWIFECRDPSQDAFKLGLAAAGVLGLAHVIANLLGGCMCICSQEELQRASPNRQLSVACFLFTWIILAVGLSMLVIGTMSNNKSRASCGFTHHHFFSIGGILCFVHGLFCVAYYVSATAAVGEEKHGGHA from the exons atggttaaaatagGAGGTGTACTTGTTTGTCTGTTGATTGTTGCCATGGATGTAGTAGCTGGTATTCTTGGCATCCAAGCTGATATTGCACAAAACAAG GTTAAGCACTTGAGGCTTTGGATATTTGAGTGCAGAGATCCAAGCCAGGATGCTTTCAAGCTAGGGTTAGCAGCAGCAGGAGTTCTAGGACTAGCCCATGTTATTGCTAACTTGCTTGGTGGGTGCATGTGCATTTGTTCTCAAGAAGAGCTCCAAAGAGCATCTCCTAATAGACAACTGTCTGTGGCATGCTTCCTCTTTACCTG GATCATATTGGCTGTTGGATTATCCATGCTAGTGATTGGCACAATGTCAAACAACAAGTCAAGAGCCTCTTGTGGTTTCACACATCATCATTTCTTTTCGATTGGAGGCATTCTGTGCTTTGTCCATGGGCTTTTTTGCGTTGCGTATTACGTTTCTGCTACTGCTGCTGTTGGTGAAGAAAAGCATGGAGGCCATGCTTAG